One Odontesthes bonariensis isolate fOdoBon6 chromosome 17, fOdoBon6.hap1, whole genome shotgun sequence genomic window carries:
- the six4a gene encoding homeobox protein SIX4a produces MSSSAGEVTTANDIKRENVKEVDTRECIKLVALDAAELSMERTTPNTDAVRTELLVSAASSLAFSPEQVACVCEALQQGGNVDRLARFLWSLPQSDLLRGNESILKAQALVAFHQARYQELYSILENHSFSPSNHTFLQDLWYKARYTEAEKARGRPLGAVDKYRIRRKYPLPRTIWDGEETVYCFKERSRNALKDLYNQNRYPSPAEKRNLAKITGLSLTQVSNWFKNRRQRDRNPSEAQSKSESDGNHSTEDESSKGQEELSPRPLSNSSDGVITHGSLPLQTGHLDSGVVIQQIGDIKMSPGSSSGGLYNGSLATSNPSSTVFHNGGSPYLHSPGNILFNGLNLGIQPLAFNPLRPSGGVLLGGSGADMQMQTGQEKGLGSSDESTLQYTSYSGCVNGAEVKLEGVHTMANQNGGSSVLTFSSPSGALQLGGYSLVQVPSGVSDSDGSSLLNSDVGLPPLQLSSASSSSSITQQGNMPLNNVAVSSSSDDSFQQQEKLTMTSLHHSTVLYSMSNAGQTAIKKEPLEGGMYSSYHHGLHLDASGQISYTTPNSEEISSSHSATSTTEVTAVSSSSPEPEVYTTLTVSTPLMAQTDPNNHHLQPTEYLGTHEVPRGAPSSHLMGPGMNNDYMNLSENKVDGSGSGAMNDMVRAMCGEIEAAEGKELAKLQTVQMDEDMADL; encoded by the exons atgtcttcttcTGCCGGAGAGGTCACAACAGCAAATGACATCAAGAGAGAAAATGTGAAGGAGGTGGATACGCGGGAGTGCATCAAGCTTGTGGCGCTGGACGCAGCGGAGTTGTCCATGGAGCGCACGACTCCCAACACTGACGCGGTGCGCACAGAGCTGTTGGTGAGCGCCGCTTCCTCTCTGGCTTTCTCCCCGGAGCAAGTGGCGTGCGTCTGcgaagcattgcagcagggaggcAATGTGGATCGGTTGGCCAGGTTCCTGTGGTCCCTGCCACAGAGCGACCTGCTACGCGGCAACGAAAGCATCTTAAAAGCCCAAGCCCTCGTTGCTTTCCACCAGGCGCGGTATCAGGAGCTGTATAGTATTCTGGAGAACCACAGTTTCAGCCCGTCTAACCACACCTTTCTGCAAGATTTGTGGTACAAGGCCCGGTACACTGAGGCAGAGAAGGCGCGGGGAAGACCCCTTGGCGCCGTGGACAAGTATCGGATACGGAGAAAATACCCTCTCCCCAGGACTATCTGGGACGGCGAGGAGACTGTTTATTGTTTCAAGGAGAGGTCGCGAAACGCGCTGAAGGATCTGTATAATCAGAATAGGTACCCCTCTCCGGCCGAGAAAAGAAACCTCGCCAAGATAACAGGACTCTCCTTGACCCAGGTCAGCAACTGGTTCAAAAACcgaagacagagagacagaaaccCGTCGGAAGCACAATCAAAAAG tgAATCTGATGGCAACCACAGCACAGAGGATGAGTCCAGTAAAGGCCAGGAGGAGCTGTCTCCTCGTCCTCTTTCCAATTCTTCAGATGGAGTGATAACACATGGAAGCCTACCCCTTCAAACAGGACACCTGGACAGTGGGGTCGTCATCCAGCAAATTGGGGACATTAAGATGTCCCCCGGATCCAGCAGTGGTGGCCTCTACAATGGAAGTCTAGCAACCAGTAACCCGTCCTCTACTGTGTTTCACAACGGTGGCTCGCCTTACCTTCACTCACCTGGAAACATCCTGTTCAACGGGCTCAATTTGGGCATTCAGCCCTTGGCGTTCAACCCTCTGAGGCCGTCTGGGGGGGTGCTGCTGGGGGGCTCCGGAGCGGACATGCAGATGCAGACAGGACAGGAGAAAGGACTGGGCAGTTCTGATGAGTCCACCTTGCAGTACACCTCCTACTCAGGCTGTGTGAACGGAGCAGAAGTGAAGCTGGAGGGGGTTCACACCATGGCTAACCAGAACGGAGGCTCGTCTGTGCTGACGTTCAGCTCGCCGTCAGGTGCTCTGCAGCTGGGTGGCTACAGTCTGGTCCAGGTACCAAGTGGAGTCTCTGACAGTGATGGCAGCTCGTTACTCAACAGCGATGTGGGTCTTCCTCCGCTGCAGCTCTCTtccgcctcctcttcctcatcaaTTACACAGCAAG GTAACATGCCTCTGAATAATGTAGCAGTGAGCTCCTCCAGTGATGACTCATTCCAGCAGCAGGAAAAGCTGACCATGACATCTCTCCACCATAGTACGGTTCTCTATAGCATGAGTAACGCTGGTCAGACAGCCATCAAGAAGGAGCCTCTGGAGGGGGGGATGTACTCCTCATACCACCACGGGCTCCACCTGGATGCCAGCGGTCAGATCAGCTACACCACCCCTAACTCTGAGGAGATTTCCTCCAGCCACAGTGCCACCTCCACCACTGAGGTCACCGCCGTCAGCTCATCCAGCCCCGAACCAGAGGTTTACACCACCCTCACAGTCAGCACGCCCCTGATGGCTCAAACAGACCCAAATAACCACCACCTCCAGCCCACAGAATACCTCGGGACCCACGAGGTGCCACGAGGGGCCCCGTCCTCACACTTGATGGGCCCCGGCATGAACAACGACTACATGAACCTTTCAGAGAACAAGGTGGACGGCTCAGGGTCAGGAGCCATGAATGACATGGTGCGAGCGATGTGTGGGGAGATCGAGGCCGCAGAGGGGAAGGAGCTAGCCAAACTACAGACAGTGCAGATGGATGAGGACATGGCCGACCTCTAG
- the mnat1 gene encoding CDK-activating kinase assembly factor MAT1 isoform X3, translating into MDDQGCPRCKTTKYRNPSLKLMVNVCGHTLCENCVEMLFARGSGNCVQCDTPLRKSNFRVQLFEDPTVDKEVEIRKKVMKIYNKRDFDFPGLREYNDYLEQVEDIVYNLTNNVDVENTKLRMEQYQRENRDIIQKNKAKLTREQEELEELLLLEQQSNEQRRLDVLQEEQRQLQAKRKSKQTLLDELEQSQLPATILLAQHKARATQLETEIEQQKQAVKPTSIFSTGIHMHQTVSLQPLPKIEEVLYHYKPLRVQTYGPPVPELEQLGRFGLGG; encoded by the exons ATGGACGATCAGGGGTGTCCGAGATGCAAAACAACGAAATACAGGAATCCATCGCTGAAGCTGATGGTGAATGTCTGCGGACACACGCT ATGCGAGAACTGTGTGGAGATGCTGTTTGCGCGCGGCTCGGGTAACTGCGTGCAGTGCGACACGCCCCTCAGGAAGAGCAACTTTCGCGTGCAGCTCTTTGAGGACCCGACCGTGGACAAGGAGGTGGAGATCCGGAAGAAGGTGATGAAAAT ATACAACAAGAGAGATTTTGACTTCCCCGGCCTGAGAGAATATAACGATTATCTGGAGCAAGTGGAGGACATAG TTTACAACCTGACAAACAACGTTGATGTGGAGAACACCAAACTGAGGATGGAGCAGTAccagagagaaaacagagatATTATCCAGAAGAATAAGGCGAAGCTT ACGCGagagcaggaggagctggaggagctgctgctgctggaacaGCAGAGCAATGAGCAGCGGAGACTGGACGTCCTGCAGGAGGAGCAGAGGCAGCTGCAGGCCAAGAGGAAGAGCAAACAGACTCTGCTGGATGAACTG GAGCAGTCTCAGCTTCCTGCCACCATCTTACTTGCCCAGCACAAGGCTCGTGCCACCCAGCTGGAGACTGAGAtagagcagcagaaacaggcTGTAAAGCCTACCAGTATATTTTCAACTGGAATCCACATG cATCAGACTGTGTCCCTCCAGCCTTTGCCAAAGATAGAGGAAGTTCTATATCACTACAAACCCCTTCGAGTTCAAACCTACGGACCACCGGTGCCTGAACTGGAGCAGCTGGGCAGATTCGG ACTTGGAGGTTGA
- the LOC142366428 gene encoding homeobox protein six1b has protein sequence MSILPSFGFTQEQVACVCEVLQQGGNLERLGRFLWSLPACDHLHKNESVLKAKAVVAFHRGNFRELYKILESHQFSPHNHPKLQQLWLKAHYVEAEKLRGRPLGAVGKYRVRRKFPLPRTIWDGEETSYCFKEKSRGVLREWYTHNPYPSPREKRELAEATGLTTTQVSNWFKNRRQRDRAAEAKERENSENSNAGGNKQNQLSPLDGGKSLMSSSEDEFSPPQSPDQNSALLLQGNMSHPGASAYPMSGLGAPQPVHGMHGHPHQLQDSLLGPLTSSLVDLGS, from the exons ATGTCAATATTACCGTCCTTCGGTTTTACGCAGGAGCAAGTGGCGTGCGTTTGCGAGGTATTGCAGCAGGGAGGAAACCTTGAGAGGCTCGGCCGCTTCCTGTGGTCTCTACCCGCCTGTGACCATCTCCACAAGAACGAAAGCGTCCTCAAAGCCAAGGCGGTGGTGGCGTTTCATCGGGGGAACTTCAGAGAGCTTTATAAGATCCTGGAGAGTCACCAGTTTTCACCTCACAACCATCCGAAGCTTCAGCAGCTGTGGCTGAAGGCGCACTACGTGGAGGCGGAGAAGCTGCGCGGCCGGCCGCTCGGAGCTGTTGGGAAGTACCGGGTACGAAGGAAATTCCCGCTGCCCCGCACGATATGGGACGGCGAGGAGACCAGCTATTGCTTCAAGGAGAAGTCCAGGGGGGTCCTGAGAGAGTGGTACACGCATAATCCGTATCCGTCCCCGCGGGAAAAGAGGGAACTGGCCGAGGCCACAGGACTGACCACCACGCAGGTCAGCAACTGGTTCAAAAACAGACGGCAGAGAGACAGAGCGGCAGAGGCGAAGGAGAG AGAGAACAGTGAAAACAGCAACGCAGGCGGCAACAAACAGAACCAGCTGTCTCCACTGGATGGAGGAAAGTCTCTCATGTCCAGCTCGGAGGACGAGTTTTCTCCACCTCAGAGCCCCGACCAGAACTCAGCGCTTTTGCTTCAGGGCAACATGAGCCACCCCGGGGCCTCCGCTTACCCCATGTCCGGGCTGGGGGCCCCACAGCCGGTGCACGGCATGCACGGACATCCACACCAACTGCAGGACTCCTTGTTGGGACCTCTAACCTCCAGTCTTGTGGATTTGGGCTCTTAA